The proteins below are encoded in one region of Clostridium pasteurianum DSM 525 = ATCC 6013:
- a CDS encoding DUF4351 domain-containing protein, whose protein sequence is MIVLDYNKVEDIKRFLYYDASIFYRENKKVRTIVVYSSDIENVEECVDAGTIKYRIEPFYMINIDGDEKLEYLKNKIQNKEKLTKEDMMVMTFLPLMRGRESRSERAIKSIELAQSIEDNGIKLECISMLYALLDKFGDKVTKKKLKEMITMTEIGKMIREEAIEEGIEKGKTKGKSELIIKLLIKKFNKIPKNYTDKINNLSNETLDIIATDIFDMDKIDELEKYF, encoded by the coding sequence ATGATTGTTTTGGATTATAATAAAGTTGAAGATATTAAGAGATTTCTCTACTATGATGCCTCTATTTTTTATAGAGAAAATAAAAAAGTCAGGACTATTGTAGTGTATTCTTCAGATATAGAAAATGTAGAAGAATGTGTGGATGCAGGAACAATAAAATATAGAATAGAACCATTTTATATGATAAATATAGACGGTGATGAAAAACTAGAATATCTGAAAAATAAAATACAAAATAAAGAAAAACTAACGAAGGAAGATATGATGGTTATGACATTTCTGCCACTAATGAGGGGTAGAGAAAGTAGAAGTGAAAGAGCAATAAAGAGTATAGAATTAGCACAAAGTATAGAAGATAATGGAATTAAATTGGAATGTATAAGTATGCTGTATGCATTACTAGATAAATTTGGAGATAAAGTAACTAAGAAAAAATTAAAGGAGATGATAACCATGACTGAGATAGGAAAAATGATAAGAGAAGAGGCAATTGAAGAAGGAATTGAAAAAGGTAAAACAAAGGGAAAATCAGAATTAATTATTAAACTGTTGATAAAGAAATTTAATAAGATTCCCAAAAACTATACTGATAAAATAAATAATTTATCAAATGAAACACTTGATATTATAGCTACTGATATATTTGATATGGATAAGATAGATGAGTTGGAGAAGTATTTTTGA
- a CDS encoding 3-hydroxyacyl-CoA dehydrogenase family protein: protein MDIKNISVLGTGTMGHGIALFSALAGLNVVMYGRSDASLERGFNSIKADLNRLEAEGDLNKNDCHNILNKIKGVKTIEEAAKDADFIIESLAEDLKVKKEFFQKLDLLCNPQVILATNTSGLSPTEIAENTKHPERIVVTHFWNPPQLIPLVEIVPGAKTSKDTILKTKELIEFIGKKAVCMEKECLGFIGNRLQLALLREAMYIVEQGWAKPEEVDKAMEYGHGRRLPVTGPLSSADLGGLDIFQSISAYLFQDLCDYKEPSKLMKEKVEEGNLGSKTGNGFYNWTKETLEKKQRERTELLLHFIEKDNNI, encoded by the coding sequence ATGGATATCAAAAATATATCGGTACTAGGTACTGGAACCATGGGACATGGTATAGCGTTATTTTCTGCGCTAGCTGGTTTAAATGTAGTTATGTACGGAAGATCAGATGCAAGTTTGGAAAGAGGCTTTAATTCAATAAAGGCTGATTTAAACAGATTAGAAGCAGAAGGTGATCTAAATAAAAATGATTGTCATAACATATTAAATAAAATCAAAGGGGTAAAAACTATAGAAGAAGCAGCTAAAGATGCTGATTTTATAATAGAATCTTTGGCTGAAGACTTAAAGGTGAAAAAAGAATTCTTTCAAAAATTAGATTTGCTCTGCAACCCCCAGGTTATTCTTGCTACAAATACTTCAGGACTTAGCCCTACAGAAATAGCTGAAAATACAAAGCATCCAGAGAGAATTGTTGTAACTCATTTTTGGAATCCCCCTCAATTAATTCCCTTGGTAGAAATAGTACCCGGTGCAAAAACTTCAAAAGATACAATTTTAAAAACTAAGGAATTAATTGAATTCATAGGCAAAAAAGCTGTCTGCATGGAAAAAGAGTGCCTTGGTTTTATAGGAAATAGACTACAGCTTGCCCTTCTTCGTGAGGCGATGTATATAGTTGAACAAGGCTGGGCAAAACCCGAAGAAGTGGATAAGGCTATGGAATATGGACATGGAAGAAGACTTCCAGTTACAGGACCATTAAGCAGTGCTGATCTAGGTGGATTAGATATATTCCAAAGTATATCAGCTTATTTATTTCAAGATTTATGCGATTATAAAGAACCTTCTAAATTAATGAAAGAAAAGGTAGAAGAAGGAAACTTAGGCAGCAAAACCGGAAATGGATTTTATAACTGGACAAAAGAAACTCTAGAAAAAAAGCAAAGAGAACGTACAGAATTACTTTTACATTTTATAGAAAAAGATAATAATATATAG
- a CDS encoding group II intron maturase-specific domain-containing protein — protein sequence MHRVTGTYKNLEIAEDKTKIIYFGKKACFDIKIGRIQKKFQPKTFDFLGFTHYCSCRMNGSFRVKGKTSSKKFRASLMKVKVWTRANMHMPLDILFKKLNRKLQGYYRYYGITDNSSSMSKFKYQVQRILFKILNRRSQKRSFNWEEYNKLLKIFKLQSPKIYVNIFELRKEISYIM from the coding sequence ATGCATAGGGTGACAGGCACTTATAAAAATTTAGAAATAGCTGAAGATAAAACTAAAATTATATATTTTGGGAAAAAGGCATGCTTTGATATAAAAATTGGAAGAATACAGAAGAAGTTTCAGCCGAAAACATTTGATTTTCTGGGATTTACTCATTATTGTAGCTGCAGAATGAATGGTAGTTTTAGAGTTAAAGGGAAAACGAGTAGTAAGAAATTTCGAGCCAGTCTAATGAAAGTTAAAGTTTGGACTAGAGCGAATATGCATATGCCGTTAGATATTCTGTTTAAGAAACTAAATAGAAAACTACAAGGCTATTACAGGTATTATGGTATTACAGACAATTCAAGTAGTATGAGTAAATTTAAATACCAGGTACAAAGAATACTATTTAAAATCTTAAATAGAAGAAGTCAAAAGAGGAGCTTTAATTGGGAAGAATATAATAAACTACTGAAGATATTTAAACTTCAGAGTCCTAAAATATATGTAAATATATTTGAATTAAGAAAGGAAATTAGCTATATTATGTAA
- a CDS encoding short-chain fatty acid transporter produces MFKKITNTLVTLVQKYLPDPFLFACILTVIVFISGIIVTKQTPLAMLIHWNSGFWGLLSFSMQMALIVVTGHTLANTPIVNKGIRKIASIPKTPCQAIIVTTFVSGVACWINWGFGLILGAILAKEIAKKVKKVDYRLLIASAYSGFVVWHGGLSGSIPLTIAAGGKDVTTVSAGIIKAAIPTSQTLFSPYNLFIVIVILLTMPIINWFMHPKDDNVFIVDPKKLEDKIPAKASIDNKKERTPAERLENSFIISTIIGLMGIIYTLYYFVTNGFKLDLNVVNFTFLFLSILLHKTPRKFLNAASSGVKATTGIIVQFPFYAGIMGMMIGTNAVGISLGKTIASGLISIATPTTFPLFAILSTAFCTIFIPSGGGEWALQAPIIMPAAANLGISPSTAAMAISWGDAWACMIQPFWALPALAIAGLGAKDIMGFCIIDLFYTGIIIMGTFLIGT; encoded by the coding sequence ATGTTTAAAAAAATCACAAATACACTTGTTACGCTGGTACAAAAATATTTACCAGACCCCTTTCTATTTGCATGCATACTTACAGTAATAGTATTTATATCGGGAATTATAGTTACTAAACAAACCCCTCTTGCCATGCTTATACATTGGAACTCAGGATTTTGGGGATTATTGTCATTCTCAATGCAAATGGCTTTGATAGTAGTTACAGGTCATACACTGGCAAATACTCCTATAGTAAATAAAGGCATTAGAAAGATAGCATCTATTCCCAAAACACCCTGCCAGGCAATAATAGTAACCACCTTCGTATCAGGTGTAGCCTGTTGGATAAATTGGGGGTTTGGACTGATTCTTGGAGCAATACTTGCAAAAGAAATAGCTAAAAAAGTTAAAAAAGTTGACTATAGACTTTTAATTGCCTCTGCTTATTCTGGATTTGTAGTATGGCATGGAGGATTATCAGGGTCAATACCACTTACTATTGCCGCAGGAGGTAAAGATGTAACAACAGTAAGTGCCGGAATTATAAAGGCTGCTATACCCACTAGCCAAACTTTATTTAGCCCTTATAATTTATTTATAGTAATAGTAATTTTACTTACAATGCCTATTATAAATTGGTTTATGCACCCCAAAGATGACAACGTATTCATAGTGGATCCTAAAAAATTGGAAGATAAAATACCTGCTAAAGCTTCAATTGATAATAAAAAAGAAAGGACCCCGGCAGAAAGATTGGAAAATAGTTTTATAATTTCAACAATTATTGGCTTGATGGGAATTATATATACCCTTTACTATTTTGTAACTAATGGATTTAAATTAGATTTGAATGTAGTTAATTTTACATTTCTATTTTTAAGCATACTGCTTCATAAAACTCCAAGAAAATTTCTCAATGCAGCATCTTCAGGAGTTAAAGCTACAACGGGTATAATTGTTCAATTTCCATTTTATGCTGGAATAATGGGAATGATGATAGGTACTAATGCTGTGGGGATTTCACTTGGAAAAACTATTGCTTCAGGACTTATAAGTATTGCAACTCCAACTACTTTCCCTCTATTTGCCATATTGAGTACTGCTTTTTGTACCATATTTATTCCTTCCGGTGGAGGAGAATGGGCACTTCAAGCTCCTATAATTATGCCTGCAGCTGCAAATTTAGGAATTAGCCCAAGTACCGCAGCAATGGCAATATCCTGGGGTGACGCGTGGGCTTGTATGATACAACCCTTCTGGGCTTTACCTGCTTTAGCTATAGCTGGACTTGGGGCAAAAGATATAATGGGATTTTGTATAATAGATTTATTTTATACTGGGATAATTATAATGGGAACTTTTTTAATTGGAACTTAA
- a CDS encoding helix-turn-helix domain-containing protein encodes MNFSTRLRELREENNLTQETIASLLNLTKANISKYELGKLQPSIETLKLLSNYFNVSIDYLIGITNIKKTEDNDFSKIPIFEINKSTPAIFVAENIAGYDYINKSEDLSKDYFFFKVKDDSMSNARIFKNDLVCIYKQDYIEDNKLMLIHIKNIGVLLRRIIKCKDNLIILPENHKYNPVVLSKKNLAEDYLKVIGKAVYVKFYIDE; translated from the coding sequence ATGAATTTTTCAACAAGACTTAGAGAACTTAGGGAAGAAAACAATTTAACTCAAGAAACAATTGCTTCACTTTTAAATCTCACTAAGGCAAACATATCAAAGTATGAACTTGGAAAACTTCAGCCAAGTATTGAAACACTAAAGCTTTTGTCAAATTATTTTAATGTTTCAATAGATTATTTAATTGGCATAACTAATATAAAAAAAACTGAAGACAATGATTTTTCAAAGATTCCTATATTTGAAATTAATAAAAGTACCCCTGCAATATTTGTTGCAGAAAATATTGCGGGATATGACTATATCAATAAATCTGAAGATCTATCCAAAGATTATTTCTTCTTTAAAGTAAAAGATGACAGTATGTCAAATGCCCGTATATTTAAAAATGATTTAGTGTGTATTTATAAACAGGATTATATAGAAGATAATAAATTAATGCTTATACATATTAAAAATATAGGTGTTTTATTAAGAAGAATAATTAAATGTAAAGACAATTTAATTATATTACCAGAAAACCATAAATATAATCCCGTAGTTTTATCTAAAAAAAATCTAGCAGAAGATTACTTGAAAGTTATTGGAAAAGCAGTATATGTTAAATTCTATATAGATGAATAG
- a CDS encoding radical SAM protein, with translation MILKKFDKNYKFVSVFNTENGFYMRTGILDSKGKDTGVEVFQSSFPELIDIGIMGHCVHGESGLCLETGVQCYQKGGNTHSENMSLENYIRVIDEIKGKTFQVALGGRGDPNKHENFKEILKYTRINNIIPNYTTSGFLLDEKEVELTKKYCGAVAVSWYCKEYTIKAIDMFKVAGMKVNIHYVLNNESIERALYMLNNKGFPKGINAVIFLMHKPVGLGKEDNVLKYEDAVVRDFFNIVTSKKYPFKIGFDSCSVPALINFNNNFNVCSVDTCEAARWSMYITSDMKALPCSFDQKLKYSVDLKYKSIVNAWNSSKFENFRCKLKKTCPDCEERDNCMGGCPLCRSIILCNRKEVY, from the coding sequence ATGATATTGAAAAAGTTTGATAAAAATTATAAATTTGTTTCTGTATTTAATACAGAAAATGGATTCTATATGAGAACGGGAATATTGGATAGTAAAGGGAAAGACACTGGGGTAGAAGTGTTTCAATCTTCTTTTCCTGAATTGATAGATATAGGAATTATGGGACATTGTGTCCATGGAGAATCTGGGTTGTGTTTAGAGACAGGAGTACAATGCTATCAAAAGGGTGGGAATACACATAGCGAAAATATGAGCTTAGAGAACTATATTAGAGTAATAGATGAAATAAAAGGGAAAACATTTCAAGTGGCACTTGGAGGAAGGGGTGATCCTAATAAACATGAAAATTTTAAAGAGATATTAAAATATACAAGAATTAATAATATCATACCCAATTATACTACATCAGGATTTTTATTAGATGAAAAGGAAGTAGAACTAACAAAAAAATATTGTGGTGCAGTTGCAGTTTCTTGGTATTGTAAAGAATATACTATAAAAGCCATAGATATGTTTAAAGTTGCAGGTATGAAGGTTAATATTCATTATGTATTAAATAATGAAAGTATTGAAAGAGCTTTATATATGCTAAATAATAAGGGGTTTCCAAAAGGAATAAATGCAGTTATATTTTTAATGCATAAGCCTGTAGGTTTGGGAAAAGAAGATAATGTTTTAAAGTATGAGGATGCAGTTGTAAGAGACTTTTTTAACATTGTAACATCAAAAAAATATCCTTTTAAAATAGGTTTTGATAGTTGCAGTGTACCAGCACTAATAAATTTCAATAATAATTTCAATGTTTGTAGTGTTGATACCTGTGAAGCAGCTAGATGGTCCATGTATATCACTTCAGATATGAAAGCTTTACCCTGCAGTTTTGATCAAAAATTAAAATACTCCGTAGATTTAAAATATAAAAGTATAGTTAATGCTTGGAATAGCAGTAAATTTGAAAATTTTAGATGCAAGTTAAAAAAAACCTGTCCAGATTGTGAAGAAAGGGATAACTGCATGGGTGGATGTCCATTGTGTAGAAGTATAATATTGTGCAATAGAAAGGAAGTTTATTGA
- a CDS encoding DUF4317 domain-containing protein yields MNKKELADLRKEFKLNSYMMSIKEIYSIYLKKDNNEIIKKELSYFDMLEIEIKELYLNNFKKVLTGTIDTKIFELDFNSENLEESTQKVLYKALNSEERVAEYADKIVEKISENYTYDTDIVINFVKAEYYKGSKKRREEIDESAADSVQAIQFILCSINKVDIPKRVLKFDYEERTFKPNSALDTTINLNSPLDGFMFPSFSDGNMDVNKVVYYSSKSKQLNLKFVEEVLNCSTKQTAVEEKERFNAILNDVIGDKIKADAMQEIYEKINEKLEDNIDEEEPTVNMTEIKRVLEDSGVDNTEILESSFEEICGGDYDFKVKNIIPDFRSKSIKIENEDTSISINPRDLSSVKQFIDKNGTRCLVIELSDDVEINGFKLEMEGEDSSKLIPFAKAQDSEVVNNIQRA; encoded by the coding sequence ATGAATAAAAAAGAATTAGCTGACTTACGAAAAGAATTTAAATTAAACAGCTATATGATGTCTATAAAAGAAATATATAGTATATATTTAAAAAAAGATAATAATGAAATCATAAAAAAAGAGCTTAGTTATTTTGATATGTTAGAAATTGAAATAAAGGAACTCTATTTGAATAATTTTAAAAAGGTTCTTACTGGAACTATAGATACAAAAATATTTGAATTGGATTTTAACAGTGAAAACTTAGAAGAAAGTACACAAAAGGTATTATATAAGGCATTGAATTCAGAAGAAAGGGTAGCAGAATATGCTGATAAAATAGTAGAAAAAATATCTGAAAACTATACATATGACACAGATATAGTAATAAATTTTGTAAAAGCTGAGTACTATAAGGGAAGTAAAAAAAGAAGAGAAGAGATAGATGAATCAGCAGCAGATTCTGTACAAGCTATCCAGTTTATTTTATGCAGTATAAATAAAGTAGATATCCCTAAAAGAGTTTTGAAATTTGACTATGAAGAAAGAACTTTTAAACCTAATTCTGCCTTGGATACTACAATAAATTTAAATTCACCTTTAGATGGATTTATGTTTCCCAGCTTTAGTGATGGAAATATGGATGTAAATAAAGTTGTATACTATTCTTCAAAATCAAAACAATTGAATTTGAAATTTGTGGAAGAGGTTTTAAATTGTAGTACAAAACAGACTGCTGTAGAAGAAAAAGAGAGATTTAATGCTATATTGAATGATGTAATTGGTGATAAAATAAAAGCTGATGCTATGCAGGAGATTTATGAAAAAATCAATGAAAAATTGGAGGATAATATAGATGAAGAAGAGCCCACTGTTAATATGACAGAAATAAAGAGAGTTTTAGAAGACAGTGGAGTAGACAATACTGAAATTTTAGAAAGTTCCTTTGAAGAAATCTGTGGAGGAGATTACGATTTTAAGGTGAAAAATATAATTCCAGACTTTAGAAGCAAATCTATAAAAATTGAAAATGAGGATACTAGTATAAGTATTAATCCAAGAGATTTAAGCTCAGTTAAACAATTTATTGATAAAAATGGCACTAGATGTCTTGTAATTGAATTAAGTGATGATGTAGAGATAAATGGATTTAAGTTGGAAATGGAAGGCGAGGATAGCAGTAAACTCATCCCCTTTGCAAAGGCACAGGACTCAGAAGTTGTGAATAATATTCAAAGAGCTTAG
- a CDS encoding AAA-like domain-containing protein produces the protein MEKRFNVTGTCIPEKHYMVDISEKLKDIMKLIENEEYFIINRPRQYGKTTTLYMIERALDKNNDYLTISISFEGVGDLIFEEEQRFTRGFLNLVERSLLLEHEELSKFIEEQKLKVETMDDLSYSITKFIIEVNKKIILMIDEVDKSSNNQLFLSFLGMLRNKYLLRNSGKDKTFHSIILAGVHDVKILKVKIRPDEEHKYNSPWNIASDFDIDMSFSKEEIGTMLDEYIKNEGVKLDKEYFSEKIYFYTSGYPFLVSKLCKIIDEKIMDIKQLKWDKEYMDRAVKELLKDSNTNFDSLIKNVENNIALKELIKKITVDGSEITYNKDNPTINLGVIYGIFKDEQGKLKLHNRIYEQKIYDYMSSLIETSTNLSFYNERSEFIKKDGSLDIAKVLLKFQNFMKHEYSHKRESFLEEDGRLLFLAFLSPIINGTGFAFKEVKGGEEKRFDIVITYEKKMYILELKIWRGDKYHEKGLVQLGEYLEQYGLEEGYLLIFDFRKVKGVVGKVEEVTVKINKKEKKIVEVYC, from the coding sequence ATGGAAAAGAGATTCAATGTTACCGGAACATGTATACCAGAGAAACATTACATGGTAGATATATCAGAAAAATTAAAGGATATAATGAAACTTATAGAAAATGAAGAGTATTTTATCATAAATAGACCAAGGCAGTATGGAAAAACAACCACTTTATATATGATTGAAAGAGCTCTTGATAAAAACAATGATTATTTAACTATATCAATAAGTTTTGAAGGTGTAGGAGATTTGATTTTTGAAGAAGAACAGAGATTTACTAGAGGATTTTTGAATTTAGTTGAAAGAAGCCTTTTGTTAGAGCATGAAGAGTTATCAAAATTTATTGAAGAGCAAAAACTTAAAGTTGAAACTATGGATGATTTATCTTATTCTATAACAAAGTTTATTATAGAGGTTAATAAAAAAATTATACTTATGATAGATGAAGTAGATAAAAGCAGTAACAATCAGTTGTTTTTAAGTTTTTTAGGTATGCTTAGAAACAAATATTTACTTAGAAATTCGGGTAAAGATAAAACTTTTCATAGTATAATATTAGCAGGTGTACATGATGTAAAGATTTTAAAAGTAAAGATAAGACCAGATGAGGAGCACAAATACAATAGTCCTTGGAATATAGCTTCAGATTTTGATATAGATATGAGTTTTTCAAAGGAAGAAATAGGTACTATGCTTGATGAGTATATAAAAAATGAAGGAGTAAAGTTAGACAAGGAATATTTTTCAGAAAAAATTTATTTTTATACTTCAGGATATCCTTTTCTTGTTAGTAAGCTTTGTAAAATAATAGATGAAAAAATTATGGATATAAAACAACTAAAATGGGATAAGGAATATATGGACAGAGCGGTTAAAGAACTTTTAAAAGACAGCAATACTAATTTTGACAGTTTGATTAAAAATGTAGAAAATAATATTGCTTTAAAAGAATTAATAAAGAAAATAACGGTAGATGGCAGTGAAATTACTTATAATAAAGATAATCCTACTATAAACTTGGGTGTAATATATGGAATATTTAAGGATGAGCAGGGAAAACTAAAGCTTCATAATAGAATTTACGAACAAAAAATATACGATTATATGAGTTCGTTAATAGAGACTTCTACGAATTTAAGTTTTTATAATGAAAGATCGGAATTCATAAAAAAAGATGGAAGTCTAGATATAGCTAAAGTACTATTAAAATTTCAAAATTTTATGAAACATGAGTATTCACATAAAAGAGAAAGCTTTTTAGAAGAAGATGGAAGATTGCTATTTCTTGCATTTTTAAGTCCCATAATAAATGGTACTGGTTTTGCTTTTAAAGAAGTAAAGGGTGGGGAAGAAAAAAGATTTGATATAGTTATAACTTATGAAAAGAAGATGTATATACTGGAACTTAAAATATGGCGTGGAGATAAGTATCACGAAAAAGGTCTTGTACAGTTAGGTGAATATTTAGAGCAGTATGGATTAGAGGAAGGGTATCTTTTAATATTTGATTTTAGGAAAGTTAAAGGAGTGGTAGGAAAGGTAGAAGAAGTAACGGTTAAAATTAATAAAAAGGAAAAGAAAATTGTTGAGGTTTACTGTTAA
- a CDS encoding type II toxin-antitoxin system MqsA family antitoxin: protein MNCILCKANLVQGKVNHIVDLDGHIIIIKGVPANVCKQCGEYFIENDIALKLEKIIEEVIKNKAEIFVVNYSEMAA from the coding sequence ATGAATTGTATTTTATGTAAGGCCAACTTAGTTCAAGGTAAAGTTAATCATATTGTAGATTTAGATGGACATATTATTATAATTAAAGGTGTTCCAGCAAATGTTTGTAAACAATGTGGTGAATATTTTATTGAAAATGATATAGCATTAAAATTGGAAAAAATAATTGAAGAAGTTATAAAAAATAAGGCTGAAATATTTGTTGTAAATTATTCTGAAATGGCAGCATAG
- a CDS encoding AAA family ATPase, translating into MKKKFNVTGTCIPEKHYMVDISEKLKDIMKLIENEEYFIINRPRQYGKTTTLFLLNKKLKKNQTYLPIKISFEGIGDSVFESEKNFSKTFLQILERNLLLNDKNLATFLEEQEVKVQNLNDLSNVITKLVVKADKKVVLMIDEVDKSSNNQLFLSFLGMLRNKYLLRNEGEDVTFHSVILAGVHDIKSLKIKIRSNGEHKYNSPWNIASDFDIDMSFSKEEIGTMLDEYIKNKGVKLDKEYFSEKIYFYTSGYPFLVSKLCKIIDEKIMDIKQLKWDKEYMDRAVKELLKDSNTNFDSLIKNMGNNVDLRELIKKITVDGSEITYNKDNPTINLGVIYGIFKDEQGKLKLHNRIYEQKIYDYMSSLIETSTNLSFYNQRSEFIKKDGSLDISKVLLKFQNFMKHEYSDKREGFLEEDGRLLFLAFLSPIINGTGFAFKEVKGGEEKRFDIVITYNKKIHILELKIWRGDKYHEKGLVQLAEYLEQYGLGEGYLLIFDFRKVKGVVGKIEEVTVKVCEKEKKIVEVYC; encoded by the coding sequence ATGAAAAAGAAATTCAATGTTACGGGAACATGTATACCAGAGAAACATTATATGGTAGATATATCAGAAAAATTAAAGGATATAATGAAACTCATAGAAAATGAGGAGTATTTTATAATAAATAGACCAAGACAGTATGGTAAAACTACAACTTTATTTTTACTTAATAAAAAGCTTAAAAAAAATCAAACTTATCTACCAATCAAGATAAGTTTTGAAGGCATAGGGGATTCCGTTTTTGAAAGTGAAAAAAATTTTTCGAAAACTTTTCTACAGATTTTAGAGAGAAATCTTCTACTAAATGATAAAAATTTAGCAACCTTTTTAGAGGAACAGGAAGTAAAAGTTCAAAATCTAAATGACTTATCAAATGTTATAACTAAATTAGTTGTAAAGGCTGATAAAAAAGTTGTACTTATGATAGATGAAGTAGATAAAAGTAGTAATAATCAGTTGTTCTTAAGCTTTTTAGGAATGTTAAGGAATAAATATTTACTTAGGAATGAAGGAGAAGATGTTACTTTTCACAGCGTTATACTAGCAGGTGTACATGATATTAAGAGTTTAAAAATAAAGATAAGGTCTAATGGAGAACATAAATACAATAGTCCTTGGAATATAGCTTCAGATTTTGATATAGATATGAGTTTTTCAAAGGAAGAAATAGGTACTATGCTTGATGAGTATATAAAAAATAAAGGAGTAAAACTAGACAAGGAATATTTTTCAGAAAAAATTTATTTTTACACTTCAGGATATCCTTTTCTTGTTAGTAAGCTTTGTAAAATAATAGATGAAAAGATTATGGACATAAAACAACTAAAGTGGGATAAGGAATATATGGACAGAGCTGTCAAAGAACTTTTAAAAGATAGCAATACTAATTTTGATAGTTTGATTAAAAATATGGGAAACAATGTTGATTTAAGAGAATTGATAAAGAAGATAACTGTAGATGGCAGTGAAATTACTTATAATAAAGATAATCCTACTATAAATCTGGGTGTAATATATGGAATATTTAAGGATGAGCAGGGAAAACTAAAGCTTCATAATAGAATTTACGAACAAAAAATATATGATTATATGAGTTCGTTAATAGAGACTTCTACCAATTTAAGTTTCTATAATCAAAGATCGGAATTTATAAAAAAAGATGGAAGTTTAGATATATCTAAAGTATTATTAAAATTTCAAAATTTCATGAAACATGAGTATTCAGATAAAAGAGAAGGCTTTTTAGAAGAGGACGGAAGATTACTATTTCTTGCTTTTTTAAGTCCAATAATAAATGGTACTGGTTTTGCTTTTAAGGAGGTAAAAGGTGGGGAAGAGAAAAGATTTGATATAGTTATAACTTATAATAAAAAGATACATATACTGGAGCTGAAAATATGGCGTGGAGATAAGTATCACGAAAAAGGTCTTGTACAGCTCGCAGAATATTTAGAGCAGTATGGATTAGGGGAAGGGTATCTTTTAATATTTGATTTTAGAAAAGTTAAAGGAGTAGTAGGCAAAATAGAGGAAGTAACAGTGAAAGTTTGTGAAAAGGAAAAGAAAATTGTGGAGGTTTACTGTTAA